A portion of the Deinococcota bacterium genome contains these proteins:
- a CDS encoding MFS transporter, which produces MNPLRLFSASVVKILMSAFFAGMGLSLSWLLLNFHLEALGFDRALIGYANAVPAFSMVLFGLPISLVMPRLGYVRSLWLGGAVAASGALLIAWGAGVALVFAGLAGFGLGMALLMGATTPLLARLVPGPQQVAAFSWKAALGTGAGFLGNLVGGYLSARLGGPSQVIYLVPLVFAFSLLPLRGIRWQLGEGTGRFKLRSRALWGKLLLPQLLVSLGAGGVMPFLNLYLENKFGLSYETIGVIFAFSALATMLAMLIQPYLAKRFGKVGAIAFMQGGSLPFILILAYAPFLPLVTVALFMRGALMNAANPVFAALAMERLAEEERATFMLAQTALWNVGWALSSSISGRLQAALGLAAFDYLFAAMLVFYALATLLYLYFFRRPGLATPQPQFGD; this is translated from the coding sequence ATGAACCCACTCAGACTCTTCTCTGCCAGCGTCGTCAAGATTCTCATGTCCGCCTTTTTCGCGGGCATGGGCCTCAGCCTCAGCTGGCTGCTCCTCAACTTCCACCTCGAGGCCTTGGGCTTTGACCGCGCGCTGATCGGCTACGCCAACGCCGTGCCGGCCTTTAGCATGGTGCTCTTCGGGCTGCCCATCAGCCTCGTCATGCCCCGTCTCGGCTACGTACGCAGCCTCTGGTTGGGCGGAGCCGTGGCAGCCTCGGGCGCGCTCCTCATCGCTTGGGGCGCGGGCGTGGCGCTCGTCTTCGCCGGCCTGGCGGGCTTCGGCCTGGGCATGGCGCTCCTCATGGGCGCGACCACACCGCTGCTCGCCCGGCTCGTGCCCGGCCCGCAGCAGGTGGCGGCGTTCTCCTGGAAGGCGGCCCTCGGCACGGGCGCGGGTTTTCTCGGCAACCTCGTGGGCGGCTATCTGAGTGCCCGCTTAGGCGGCCCCAGCCAGGTCATCTACCTGGTTCCCCTAGTTTTCGCCTTCAGCCTGTTGCCGCTACGGGGCATCAGGTGGCAGCTCGGCGAGGGCACGGGCCGTTTCAAGCTGCGCAGCAGGGCGCTCTGGGGCAAGCTGCTCCTGCCCCAGCTCCTCGTTTCACTGGGCGCGGGGGGCGTCATGCCCTTCTTGAACCTCTACCTCGAGAACAAGTTCGGCCTCTCCTACGAGACCATCGGCGTGATCTTCGCCTTCTCCGCCCTGGCGACGATGCTCGCCATGCTCATCCAGCCCTACCTTGCAAAGCGCTTCGGCAAGGTCGGCGCCATCGCCTTTATGCAGGGGGGCTCGCTGCCCTTCATCCTGATCCTGGCTTACGCGCCCTTCCTGCCGCTCGTGACGGTCGCCCTCTTCATGCGTGGCGCGCTCATGAACGCCGCCAACCCGGTCTTCGCCGCCCTGGCCATGGAACGGCTCGCCGAGGAGGAACGCGCCACCTTCATGCTGGCGCAGACCGCGCTCTGGAACGTGGGCTGGGCGCTGAGCTCGAGCATTTCGGGCCGTCTGCAGGCCGCTCTGGGCCTGGCGGCCTTCGACTATCTTTTCGCCGCCATGCTCGTCTTCTACGCCTTGGCGACCTTGCTCTACCTCTACTTCTTTCGCCGCCCAGGCCTCGCCACGCCGCAGCCGCAGTTTGGCGACTAG
- the pulA gene encoding pullulanase-type alpha-1,6-glucosidase, which translates to MMRLYKLVLALVLLMSALAVAQEAPALEGDVARIHYHRPDGDYSGWELHVWEDSSEQVTWQDGLGIAGETGFGVYWEVGLQEGAERVGFIIHRGDDKDPGPDMFLNLSEHGFEVWILSGSATIHAAEPDPADLDAQAGDLGRAQAHWLAADLIAWPLENVPQDARYALHFEPEGDMLLEAGQLEGGRAFPLASDREGLPEEVLEKFPHLEGALALRVGANDLRRVPEWLRGRVAVSVTSGGNLVDATGLQLPGVLDDLYSYDGELGVVWEGEAPTLRLWAPTARSLRLHLFDVPDSETATDVLELARDDDAGVWSIAGDADWKGLYYLYEVTVYTPVTGQVEVNLVTDPYSVSLAMNSARSQIVDLADEAHKPQGWDTLEKPDFGSFADISVYELHLRDFSIADDTVSPENRGKYTAFGEAGSDGVRHLRALAEAGLSHLHLLPSFDIATIQEDEARQVNPSFSELAQFPPDSAAQREIIYPIRDQDGFNWGYDPFHFNVPEGSYATDPNGPRRILEYREMVRAVGDLGLRFVKDVVYNHTHAAGQDARSVFDRIVPGYYHRLDEDGFVTTSTCCPNTATEHAMMEKFMVDSVLLWAREYKVDAFRFDLMGHHLVDNMLRVREALGGLTLEEDGVDGSKIYLYGEGWNFGEVADDARGVNATQFNMAGSGIGTFNDRMRDAVRGGGPFDSSADVIRNQGFISGLFYDPNLENPFNDNPLTEEEARARLLNYGDLIRVGLTGNLRDYSFEGHAGVTVTGFAVDYNGSPAGYALTPLDTVNYTEKHDNQTLYDLLAMKAPVSATMDERVRMQNLGTSLVVLSQGVPFFHAGQDMLRSKSLERDSYNSGDWFNRLDFSYATNNFGVGVPTDITDESLWPIFQAYLGNPDLVPGGEDILRAADHFREMLNIRSSSPLFRLGTAEEVTARLRFHNTGAEQVPGLIVMSLTDGVGEALDPDHDLIVVLFNALDEEVTFEAEAVQGLELSLHPVLANSSDTVVREASFDADLGLFTVPARTTAVFVEAAR; encoded by the coding sequence ATGATGCGTTTGTACAAGCTTGTCCTCGCCCTCGTCCTGCTCATGTCGGCCCTGGCCGTCGCCCAGGAGGCCCCCGCGCTCGAGGGGGACGTCGCCCGCATCCACTACCACCGCCCGGACGGCGACTACAGCGGCTGGGAGCTGCACGTCTGGGAGGACAGCAGCGAGCAGGTGACCTGGCAGGACGGCTTAGGCATTGCCGGCGAGACCGGCTTCGGCGTCTACTGGGAGGTGGGCCTGCAAGAGGGCGCCGAGCGGGTCGGCTTCATCATCCACCGCGGCGACGACAAGGACCCCGGCCCCGACATGTTCTTGAACCTGTCCGAGCACGGCTTTGAAGTCTGGATTCTCTCGGGGAGCGCCACCATTCACGCCGCCGAGCCCGACCCCGCCGACCTAGACGCTCAAGCCGGTGACCTCGGCCGCGCCCAGGCCCACTGGCTGGCCGCGGACCTCATCGCCTGGCCGCTCGAGAACGTCCCGCAGGATGCCCGCTACGCGCTTCACTTCGAGCCTGAAGGCGACATGCTGCTCGAGGCTGGGCAGCTTGAAGGCGGCCGCGCCTTTCCGCTCGCCTCCGACCGCGAGGGCCTGCCCGAGGAGGTGCTCGAGAAGTTCCCGCACCTGGAGGGCGCGCTGGCCTTGCGCGTGGGCGCCAACGACCTGAGGCGCGTCCCCGAGTGGCTGCGCGGCCGCGTAGCCGTCTCCGTGACCTCCGGCGGCAACCTCGTGGACGCCACCGGCTTGCAGCTTCCCGGCGTGCTCGACGACCTCTACAGCTATGACGGCGAACTCGGGGTCGTCTGGGAGGGCGAGGCGCCCACGCTAAGGCTGTGGGCGCCGACGGCTAGGTCGCTGCGGCTGCACCTCTTCGACGTTCCCGACAGCGAGACGGCCACGGACGTGCTCGAGCTGGCGCGCGACGACGACGCGGGCGTCTGGAGCATCGCCGGGGACGCGGACTGGAAGGGCCTCTACTACCTCTACGAGGTCACCGTCTATACGCCGGTTACCGGACAGGTCGAGGTCAATCTCGTCACCGACCCCTACTCCGTAAGCCTGGCCATGAACAGTGCCCGCAGCCAGATCGTGGATCTCGCCGACGAGGCGCACAAGCCCCAGGGCTGGGACACCTTGGAGAAGCCCGACTTCGGCTCCTTTGCCGACATCAGCGTCTACGAACTCCACCTGCGCGACTTCAGCATTGCCGACGACACGGTGAGCCCCGAGAACCGCGGCAAGTACACCGCCTTTGGCGAAGCGGGCTCGGACGGCGTGCGGCACCTGCGCGCCCTGGCCGAGGCGGGCCTCAGCCACCTCCACCTGCTGCCCAGCTTCGACATCGCCACCATCCAAGAGGACGAGGCGCGGCAGGTCAACCCGAGCTTTTCGGAGCTCGCCCAGTTTCCGCCCGACTCCGCGGCGCAGCGCGAGATAATCTACCCGATCCGCGACCAGGACGGCTTCAACTGGGGCTATGACCCTTTCCACTTCAACGTGCCCGAGGGCTCCTATGCGACCGACCCGAACGGGCCGCGCCGCATCCTCGAGTACCGCGAGATGGTCAGGGCCGTGGGCGACCTGGGCCTGCGCTTCGTCAAGGACGTCGTCTACAACCACACCCACGCCGCCGGCCAGGACGCGCGCTCGGTCTTCGACCGCATCGTGCCCGGCTACTACCACCGCTTGGACGAGGACGGCTTCGTCACCACCAGCACCTGCTGCCCTAACACCGCCACGGAGCACGCCATGATGGAAAAGTTCATGGTCGATTCGGTGCTCCTCTGGGCGCGCGAGTACAAGGTGGACGCCTTTCGCTTCGACCTGATGGGCCACCACCTGGTGGACAACATGCTGCGCGTCCGCGAGGCTCTGGGCGGCTTGACTTTGGAAGAGGACGGCGTGGACGGCTCGAAGATCTACCTCTACGGCGAGGGCTGGAACTTCGGCGAGGTGGCGGACGACGCCCGCGGCGTCAACGCCACCCAATTCAACATGGCCGGGAGCGGCATCGGCACCTTCAACGACCGCATGCGCGACGCCGTCCGCGGCGGTGGACCCTTCGACAGCAGCGCGGACGTCATCCGCAACCAGGGTTTCATCAGCGGCCTCTTCTACGACCCCAACCTGGAAAACCCCTTTAACGACAACCCACTGACGGAAGAGGAGGCGAGAGCGCGGCTTCTCAACTACGGCGACCTCATCAGGGTGGGCCTGACCGGCAACCTGCGCGACTACAGCTTTGAAGGCCATGCCGGCGTCACCGTCACGGGCTTCGCGGTGGACTACAACGGCAGCCCCGCCGGCTACGCGCTCACGCCGCTCGACACCGTCAACTACACCGAGAAGCACGACAACCAGACCCTCTACGACCTCCTGGCGATGAAGGCCCCCGTCAGCGCCACGATGGACGAGCGGGTGAGGATGCAGAACCTGGGCACCAGCCTGGTGGTGCTCTCGCAGGGTGTGCCCTTTTTCCACGCCGGTCAGGACATGCTGAGATCCAAGTCTCTAGAGCGCGACTCCTACAACTCGGGCGACTGGTTCAACCGCCTCGACTTCTCCTATGCGACGAACAACTTCGGCGTCGGCGTCCCCACCGACATCACCGACGAGTCGCTGTGGCCGATCTTCCAGGCCTACCTGGGCAACCCTGACCTCGTTCCGGGAGGCGAAGACATCCTGCGGGCGGCGGACCACTTCCGGGAGATGTTGAACATCCGCTCCTCCTCGCCGCTCTTCCGCCTGGGAACGGCCGAAGAGGTGACGGCGAGGCTTCGGTTCCACAACACCGGCGCGGAGCAGGTGCCGGGCCTCATCGTCATGAGCCTCACGGACGGGGTGGGTGAGGCTCTAGACCCCGACCACGACCTCATCGTGGTGCTCTTCAACGCTCTGGACGAGGAGGTCACCTTCGAGGCCGAGGCGGTGCAGGGCCTCGAGCTCAGCTTGCATCCCGTGCTGGCGAACTCGAGCGACACGGTCGTGCGCGAAGCGAGCTTCGACGCGGACCTCGGCCTCTTCACCGTTCCCGCGCGCACCACGGCGGTCTTCGTGGAGGCGGCGCGCTAA
- a CDS encoding AAA family ATPase yields the protein MTKLTVRNFKRFGEVEIELGNPVVFVGPNNSGKTTALQALTLWDIGLRRWNEKRQGKTTPEKRPGVTINRRDLIAAPVPNASLLWRDLRVRLKAGRNSTQNIRVDIIVEGVTQGNHWRCGLEFDYANEESFYCRPLRTVADGSSRMSVPKEVSDIQVAFLPPMSGLAAEEPRVDRGRINVLVGEGRTAEVLRNLCYQIIESRDGEAKWEQLKDRMYALFGVSLNQPEYITERGELRMSYQEARLELDLSSSGRGLQQTLILLAFLMLNRNSVLLLDEPDAHLEILRQRQIYDILTRTARQQGSQIIAASHSEVILNEAADRDVVIAFLGKPHRIDDRGSQLLKSLKEIGFEHYYQAEQAGWVLYLEGATDLEMLRAFARVLKHPLHEQLERIFVHYVGNQPQKARDHFYGLREAKPDLVGFALYDRLDHPLPAGILFEHAWQKREFENYLCSEKTLLAWAEAEGTRQTGGPLFAEEWQRIMNKSITQVAQAMATLGKGSPWSPDTKVSDDFLTPLFENFYKTLKLPNLMRKTDFHVLADHVPQEDVDTEVANVLAEILQVASQASPRGGENQAT from the coding sequence TTGACGAAACTCACGGTTCGCAATTTTAAGCGCTTTGGTGAGGTTGAGATTGAGCTAGGCAACCCAGTGGTTTTCGTTGGACCCAACAATTCAGGAAAGACCACTGCCCTACAAGCGCTTACCTTGTGGGACATAGGCCTAAGACGGTGGAACGAGAAACGTCAAGGGAAAACGACTCCAGAAAAACGACCGGGGGTTACCATCAACCGTCGTGATCTTATCGCCGCACCGGTTCCTAACGCCAGCCTACTGTGGCGCGATCTTCGTGTGCGTCTCAAAGCTGGCAGGAACAGCACTCAGAACATCAGGGTTGACATTATTGTCGAGGGTGTTACCCAGGGCAATCACTGGCGTTGTGGCCTAGAGTTTGATTATGCCAATGAGGAATCTTTTTATTGTCGGCCGTTAAGGACGGTCGCCGACGGTTCCTCACGAATGAGTGTCCCAAAAGAAGTCTCTGATATTCAGGTAGCCTTTTTGCCTCCTATGTCCGGACTCGCCGCGGAAGAACCTCGCGTTGATAGAGGGCGAATCAACGTGTTGGTTGGTGAGGGACGTACAGCTGAAGTTTTGCGCAACCTTTGCTATCAGATTATCGAGAGCCGTGATGGAGAGGCGAAATGGGAACAGTTGAAAGATAGGATGTATGCCTTGTTTGGGGTTAGCCTAAACCAACCTGAGTATATTACAGAACGCGGAGAATTACGGATGAGCTATCAGGAGGCACGGCTTGAGCTTGATCTTTCCTCTTCTGGTAGAGGGCTTCAGCAAACACTGATTCTACTAGCCTTTCTTATGCTAAACAGAAACTCCGTGTTGCTCTTGGATGAACCTGATGCCCACCTCGAGATCTTACGGCAGCGGCAGATTTATGACATCCTTACACGTACAGCTCGTCAACAAGGGAGTCAAATTATTGCCGCTAGCCATTCAGAAGTCATTTTGAATGAGGCGGCAGATCGCGATGTGGTTATTGCCTTTTTAGGCAAACCTCACCGAATAGATGACCGGGGCAGTCAGCTCCTCAAGTCGCTCAAGGAAATTGGTTTTGAACACTATTATCAGGCAGAGCAAGCGGGGTGGGTACTCTATCTTGAGGGTGCAACCGATCTGGAGATGCTGAGAGCCTTTGCCAGAGTTCTAAAACATCCTTTACATGAACAGCTTGAACGTATCTTTGTGCACTATGTTGGTAATCAACCTCAAAAGGCAAGGGATCATTTTTATGGTCTACGTGAAGCAAAGCCTGATCTGGTTGGTTTTGCTCTTTATGATCGTTTGGATCACCCCTTGCCTGCCGGCATCCTTTTTGAACACGCTTGGCAGAAACGAGAATTCGAGAACTATCTGTGCAGTGAAAAAACTTTGCTTGCTTGGGCAGAAGCTGAAGGTACCAGACAAACGGGAGGTCCCTTATTTGCCGAAGAGTGGCAGAGAATTATGAACAAAAGCATTACCCAAGTGGCGCAAGCAATGGCTACACTCGGTAAAGGTTCTCCGTGGTCGCCAGATACCAAAGTTTCCGATGATTTTCTGACCCCGCTATTCGAGAATTTTTATAAGACTCTCAAATTGCCCAACTTAATGAGGAAAACAGATTTTCACGTTTTAGCTGACCATGTACCACAAGAAGATGTGGATACTGAGGTGGCAAACGTCCTAGCTGAAATACTTCAGGTTGCTTCTCAAGCCAGTCCTCGAGGTGGGGAAAACCAAGCAACGTAA
- a CDS encoding YwbE family protein, producing the protein MNGRLRKDIRPGLEVSVVLKEDQRTGRLSRGVVAALLTSSASHPHGVKVRLEDGRVGRVKEIHGEAPGER; encoded by the coding sequence ATGAACGGGAGACTGCGAAAGGACATCAGACCGGGCTTAGAGGTCAGCGTCGTCTTGAAGGAGGACCAGCGGACGGGCAGGCTCAGCCGGGGCGTGGTCGCGGCGCTACTCACCTCTTCGGCCAGCCACCCGCACGGCGTCAAGGTGAGGCTCGAGGACGGGCGGGTGGGGCGCGTCAAGGAGATCCACGGCGAAGCGCCGGGTGAGCGATGA
- a CDS encoding PLP-dependent aspartate aminotransferase family protein: MKQKKQQTRFRTRAVHSGQRPDPQTGAHATPIYQTSTFAYGSFARGRRLFAGEEEGFLYSRIGNPTVRAFEEKLADLEGAEDALAFSSGMAAISAVVLSLLEPGDELVFLGPLYGGSEGLFLDVLPKFGVGVRDGSDGLEEALGPKTRMVYVETPCNPTLKIHDLARIAQLASARGILSVADNTFATPYLTRPLELGIDLVLHSATKYLGGHGDVIGGVLAGRAELLAEVRGEGLRHLGGSLGPAEAFLLLRGVKTLALRMEAHCEGAARLAEALNGHPQVERLHYPGLPSHPGHEVAARQMTRFGGMLALELKGGEAAAARFLDGLTLFTQAVSLGDVESLATHPASTTHQLLPEQVLQRQGVTDGLVRLSVGIEDPADLLADLEEALKRLALTRV; encoded by the coding sequence ATGAAACAGAAAAAACAGCAGACGCGCTTTCGCACCCGCGCCGTGCACAGCGGGCAGAGGCCTGACCCGCAGACCGGCGCCCACGCCACCCCCATCTACCAGACCTCGACCTTTGCCTACGGCTCGTTCGCGCGCGGCCGGCGCCTCTTCGCCGGCGAGGAGGAGGGCTTTTTGTACAGCCGCATCGGCAACCCGACGGTCCGCGCCTTTGAGGAGAAGCTGGCCGACCTAGAGGGCGCCGAGGACGCGCTGGCCTTCTCGAGCGGTATGGCCGCGATCAGCGCGGTGGTTCTGAGCCTGCTCGAGCCCGGCGACGAGCTGGTCTTTCTGGGGCCGCTCTACGGCGGCAGCGAAGGGCTCTTTTTAGACGTCCTGCCCAAGTTCGGCGTCGGGGTGAGGGACGGCTCGGATGGGCTCGAGGAGGCGCTCGGCCCAAAGACGCGCATGGTCTACGTCGAGACCCCCTGCAACCCCACGCTGAAGATCCACGACCTGGCGCGGATCGCCCAGTTGGCCTCGGCGCGGGGCATCTTGAGCGTCGCCGACAACACCTTCGCGACGCCCTACCTGACCCGGCCGCTCGAGCTCGGCATCGACCTCGTCCTGCACTCGGCGACGAAGTACCTGGGCGGCCACGGCGACGTGATCGGCGGCGTTCTGGCCGGGCGCGCCGAACTCCTGGCCGAGGTCCGCGGCGAAGGGCTCCGGCACCTGGGCGGCAGCCTGGGGCCGGCCGAGGCCTTTTTGCTCTTGCGCGGCGTCAAGACGCTGGCCTTGCGGATGGAGGCCCACTGCGAGGGGGCGGCGCGGCTGGCCGAGGCGCTCAACGGGCACCCTCAGGTCGAACGGCTGCATTACCCCGGCCTCCCCTCGCATCCCGGCCATGAGGTAGCGGCGCGGCAGATGACGCGCTTCGGCGGCATGCTGGCGCTCGAGCTGAAGGGCGGCGAGGCGGCGGCGGCGCGCTTTTTGGACGGGCTTACGCTCTTCACCCAGGCCGTGTCGCTGGGCGACGTCGAGTCGCTGGCGACGCACCCGGCCAGCACCACTCACCAGCTCCTGCCCGAGCAGGTCTTGCAGAGGCAGGGCGTCACCGACGGCCTGGTGCGGCTGTCGGTGGGCATCGAGGACCCGGCCGACCTCTTGGCCGATCTCGAGGAGGCGCTAAAGAGGCTGGCGCTCACCCGCGTCTAG
- the htpG gene encoding molecular chaperone HtpG encodes MTPHPSERTPFKAEIQQVLDILIHSLYSEREIFLRELVSNASDALNRFKLEALTDQNVLQPGAELAIWIEADPETRTLTIRDSGVGMTREEMVQYLGTIAHSGAKSFIEALQEAERADAAKDVIGQFGVGFYSVFMVADKVTVTSRSFRPEAEAALWSSEGQGSFEVGPAQRAERGTVVEITLKEDAQEFAEPYRLRQIIKTHSDFVTFPIYLKEKDGEAREAWTQVNQRTALWREAPRDVKEEQYQAFYSQLTFDFQAPLRTIHFSADVPIQFHALLYVPSRRDYKLIRDEYGLKLYARKVLIRETFKELLPPYLRFIEGVVDSEDLPLNVSREAVQASPVLRKIKAALVGRLAGEFKRMAEDKETFRGFYKEFGQYLKEGVATDAESAGRFVDLLRFPSSLTEEDDWVSLEGYLSRMKPDQKEIYYLLGDDYGVVSKSAHLEVFKRNNLEVLYLTEPMDAFMLMGLSRYGDKPLKDIGDAELELPEQDEPEKTEEAPSDEAFGQLLAKVKETLGNRVEDVRESRVLTDSAARLVNPAGGAANSVQRVQRLMGKDAGVPKKILELNRRSDLIENLAARLESDPDDALLSVLIEQLYENELLMEGLHPNPAEMIPRIQRLMAEATKKGRER; translated from the coding sequence ATGACCCCACACCCATCGGAACGCACCCCTTTCAAAGCGGAAATCCAGCAGGTTTTGGACATCCTCATTCACTCGCTCTACAGCGAGCGCGAGATCTTCTTACGCGAGCTCGTCTCGAACGCCTCGGACGCTCTCAACCGCTTCAAGCTCGAGGCCCTCACGGATCAGAATGTGCTCCAGCCGGGCGCAGAGCTGGCCATCTGGATAGAAGCCGACCCCGAGACGCGCACCTTGACGATTCGCGACAGCGGCGTCGGCATGACCCGAGAGGAGATGGTGCAGTACCTCGGCACCATCGCGCACTCGGGCGCCAAGAGTTTCATCGAGGCCCTCCAGGAGGCGGAAAGGGCCGACGCCGCCAAAGACGTGATCGGGCAGTTCGGGGTGGGCTTCTACTCGGTCTTCATGGTCGCGGACAAGGTGACGGTCACCTCGCGCTCGTTCAGGCCCGAAGCGGAGGCGGCCTTGTGGTCGTCGGAGGGGCAGGGCAGCTTTGAGGTCGGCCCGGCCCAGAGGGCCGAGCGGGGTACGGTCGTCGAGATCACCCTCAAGGAGGACGCCCAGGAGTTCGCCGAACCCTACCGCCTCCGGCAGATTATCAAAACCCACTCGGACTTCGTGACCTTTCCCATCTACCTGAAGGAGAAGGACGGCGAGGCGCGCGAAGCGTGGACGCAGGTCAACCAGCGCACCGCGCTCTGGCGCGAGGCCCCCAGGGACGTCAAAGAGGAGCAGTACCAGGCCTTTTATAGCCAGCTCACCTTCGACTTCCAAGCACCGCTCAGGACGATCCACTTTTCGGCCGACGTGCCCATCCAGTTTCACGCGCTGCTCTATGTGCCGTCTCGACGCGACTACAAGCTCATCAGGGACGAATACGGCCTCAAGCTCTACGCCCGCAAGGTGCTCATCAGGGAGACCTTCAAGGAGCTCTTGCCGCCTTACTTGCGCTTTATCGAAGGGGTGGTGGACTCCGAGGACCTGCCCCTGAACGTCTCGCGCGAGGCGGTGCAGGCCAGCCCGGTCCTCCGCAAGATCAAGGCGGCCCTGGTAGGGCGCCTGGCCGGCGAGTTCAAGAGGATGGCCGAAGACAAGGAAACATTCCGCGGCTTCTACAAGGAGTTCGGCCAGTACTTAAAGGAGGGCGTCGCCACCGACGCCGAGAGCGCAGGGCGCTTCGTGGACCTCTTGCGCTTTCCCTCGAGCCTGACCGAAGAGGACGACTGGGTCTCGCTCGAAGGCTACCTCTCGCGGATGAAGCCCGATCAAAAGGAGATCTACTACCTCCTGGGCGACGACTACGGCGTGGTCTCAAAGAGCGCCCACCTCGAGGTCTTCAAGAGAAACAACTTAGAAGTCCTCTACCTCACCGAGCCGATGGACGCCTTTATGCTGATGGGCCTGTCCCGCTACGGGGACAAGCCCTTAAAGGACATAGGCGACGCCGAGCTCGAGCTGCCCGAGCAAGACGAGCCGGAAAAGACCGAGGAGGCGCCCTCCGACGAGGCCTTTGGGCAGCTCCTCGCCAAGGTCAAGGAGACGTTGGGCAACCGAGTCGAGGACGTGCGCGAGAGCAGAGTCCTCACGGACAGCGCCGCCCGCCTCGTCAACCCGGCCGGCGGCGCCGCCAACAGCGTGCAGCGGGTCCAGCGCCTGATGGGCAAGGACGCGGGCGTGCCCAAGAAGATTTTGGAGCTCAACCGCCGCAGCGACCTCATAGAGAACCTCGCGGCGCGTTTGGAGAGCGATCCCGACGACGCCCTCCTGAGCGTCCTCATCGAACAGCTCTATGAAAACGAGCTCCTCATGGAGGGCCTCCACCCCAACCCGGCCGAGATGATCCCGCGCATCCAAAGGCTCATGGCGGAGGCGACGAAAAAGGGCCGAGAGCGCTAA
- a CDS encoding plasmid pRiA4b ORF-3 family protein yields MVEQIYSLKVTLSDWEARVRGQPYRVLAVPGDMSLYDLALAINGSFDFDFDHAFGFFDNLKNPYHARERYELFVDMDEEELGEEDLGEELEEEMIAGLDEDERLELDEALERMQALTEGLTPEEAKEAMIQASLEDVPETLLGAARSVIEDFLGELEEGGAEARGVRTTAVREAFAEVGKRLLYLFDYGDEWRFIVRLEETKEAEPGKSYPQLVKAVGEAPEQYPDWDDDDEDDDEDG; encoded by the coding sequence ATGGTGGAGCAGATTTACAGCTTGAAAGTGACTCTGAGCGACTGGGAGGCGCGGGTGCGGGGCCAACCCTACCGCGTTCTGGCGGTCCCCGGCGACATGAGCCTCTACGATCTGGCCCTTGCCATCAACGGCAGCTTCGACTTCGACTTCGACCACGCCTTTGGCTTTTTCGACAACCTCAAGAACCCTTACCACGCCCGGGAACGCTACGAGCTCTTCGTGGACATGGACGAAGAGGAGCTGGGCGAAGAGGACTTGGGCGAAGAACTCGAGGAGGAGATGATCGCCGGCCTGGATGAGGACGAGCGGCTCGAGCTCGACGAGGCGCTGGAGAGGATGCAGGCGCTCACCGAGGGTCTGACGCCCGAGGAGGCCAAGGAGGCGATGATCCAAGCGAGCCTGGAGGATGTGCCGGAGACCCTGCTCGGCGCAGCGCGAAGCGTGATCGAGGACTTTCTCGGCGAGCTCGAGGAGGGGGGGGCGGAGGCGCGCGGCGTCAGGACCACGGCCGTGCGCGAGGCCTTCGCCGAGGTGGGTAAAAGGCTGCTCTACCTCTTCGACTACGGCGACGAGTGGCGCTTTATCGTGCGGCTCGAGGAGACTAAGGAGGCCGAGCCGGGGAAGAGCTACCCGCAGCTCGTCAAGGCCGTCGGCGAGGCGCCCGAGCAGTATCCCGACTGGGACGACGATGACGAGGACGACGACGAGGACGGCTAG